In the Takifugu flavidus isolate HTHZ2018 chromosome 11, ASM371156v2, whole genome shotgun sequence genome, one interval contains:
- the nkx1.2la gene encoding NK1 transcription factor related 2-like,a, whose amino-acid sequence MTPEDKKMLDPKESGVTMTSTHKISFSITDILDPKKFNSKRPNELSIVAEKFPAPNEEKNILSSDSSAAGGDFRAECCETGEEADEHSPILRHQALDADPPRLSPGVEAESFLTGTHDSVDPEVTPHDPAPHKRRRSEQACAKPRRARTAFTYEQLVALENKFRTTRYLSVCERLNLALSLSLTETQVKIWFQNRRTKWKKQNPGVDSTLQPGSNSMVSVSQTPPACGTNPATFHQTFHDFRSANVIFHTTGSVPLPSTGGLLHPFMHNAFVQPTYYNPHL is encoded by the exons ATGACACCCGAAGACAAAAA GATGCTGGACCCTAAGGAAAGTGGAGTGACGATGACGTCCACGCACAAGATTTCTTTCTCCATAACTGACATCCTGGATCCTAAGAAATTCAACAGCAAACGGCCGAACGAACTTTCCATCGTCGCAGAGAAGTTTCCAGCGCcgaatgaagaaaaaaacattctgaGTTCTGACAGCAGCGCCGCGGGAGGAGACTTCAGAGCTGAATGCTGCGAAACAG GGGAAGAAGCGGACGAACACTCCCCGATCCTCAGGCACCAGGCGCTCGATGCTGACCCGCCGCGCCTCTCGCCGGGGGTGGAAGCGGAGTCCTTCCTTACCGGGACGCACGACAGTGTAGATCCAGAGGTCACCCCGCACGATCCCGCACCGCACAAACGCCGGCGCTCCGAGCAGGCCTGCGCCAAGCCCCGGCGTGCCAGGACGGCCTTCACGTACGAGCAACTGGTGGCTTTGGAGAACAAGTTCCGCACGACTCGTTACCTGTCAGTATGTGAAAGACTGAACCTGGCCCTGTCTCTGAGTCTGACCGAGACGCAGGTGaaaatctggttccagaacaggaGGACCAAATGGAAAAAGCAGAATCCCGGTGTGGACAGCACCCTGCAGCCCGGGTCCAATTCAATGGTCAGCGTCAGTCAAACCCCGCCAGCCTGCGGGACAAACCCTGCCACCTTCCACCAAACCTTTCACGACTTTCGATCTGCGAACGTGATCTTCCACACGACCGGGAGTGTTCCACTTCCATCCACTGGAGGACTCCTGCACCCGTTCATGCACAATGCTTTTGTTCAGCCCACGTATTATAACCCTCACCTATAG